In Caldilineales bacterium, one genomic interval encodes:
- a CDS encoding sensor histidine kinase KdpD, which translates to MGKLTIFLGYAPGLGKTNAMLAEGCRRAEEGLDVIIGCRAPEESVEVQDLAARLEGIAQPQQRRWRERPGEMNLDDLLARHPRLVLVDDLAHANVPGSRHPKRYQDVEELLAAGIDVYATLNIAQIESLSDLAAQITGAPLAETTVPDRLVDEAHDIQVVDLPPAELLRRWREGKIRMTTTIEAFAPRFYRPGNLIALRQMMLRWTADRLDGQMRAYMRTQAIAGPWPARERLLVCISPNPLGERLVRAARRLADKLNAAWFAIFVETPDQAQASAEFRAQVSRTLGLAEELGARAITVSGANVAEAVLAYARGHNITKIIIGKPLPSRWRRLLRGSVVDQIIRQSGPIDVHVIGGRSGSPLPARSPALTPAGPWWHYAISVTLVAGATLLSEWLRATLSTPNLLMIYLFAVVLSALALGRGPAMLASILGALTFDFFIVPPYRTLAIDDTEYLLTMLGLFVVGVVISSLTSRYRFQVQTSERRASETATLNALSRDLAAAGNRDAILKAIVDNIAEVFGREVAILLPDTAANEGLKVRSPGAGFILNEHEQAVADWAFRHGLPAGRGTATLPDAQARYLPLNVARGCIGVLGVKPADPSTHLSPDQRRLLEAFASLAALALERAHLAEEAERARVQIETERMRSLLLSSVSHDLRTPLATITGAASSLMADGAALDAETRRDLTQSIYEEADRLNALLRNLLDMTRLESGAIRVRKAWQPLEEVIGAALTRKERALAGRTVTVDLPADLSLVLLDEVSIELVLVNLLENALKYTPAGSPIELSAWAVEGGIVIEVADSGPGLAAGDEQRVFEKFYRAHTGAAGVGLGLAICRGIVEAHGGSIWALNRTQGGAAFRFHLPIAGEPPTLAPDSLAVEDFVLPAQAPT; encoded by the coding sequence GTGGGCAAACTCACGATCTTCCTGGGTTACGCCCCTGGGTTGGGAAAAACCAACGCTATGCTGGCAGAAGGCTGCCGGCGCGCAGAGGAGGGCCTGGACGTCATCATTGGCTGTCGCGCCCCTGAGGAATCAGTGGAAGTTCAGGACCTGGCTGCCAGATTGGAGGGCATAGCGCAACCGCAGCAGCGTCGCTGGCGCGAAAGACCCGGCGAGATGAATTTGGATGACTTGCTGGCGCGTCACCCTCGGTTGGTATTGGTCGATGATCTGGCCCATGCCAACGTTCCCGGTAGTCGCCATCCCAAACGCTACCAGGATGTCGAGGAGTTGTTGGCTGCGGGCATCGATGTCTACGCCACGCTCAACATCGCCCAAATCGAAAGCCTCAGCGACCTGGCCGCCCAGATCACCGGCGCACCCCTGGCCGAGACGACGGTTCCTGACCGACTTGTTGATGAAGCCCACGACATTCAGGTCGTCGACTTGCCTCCGGCAGAGCTGCTCCGGCGCTGGCGTGAGGGCAAGATCCGCATGACCACCACGATCGAGGCATTCGCGCCCCGTTTCTACCGGCCCGGCAATCTCATCGCTTTGCGCCAGATGATGTTGCGCTGGACGGCCGATCGCCTGGATGGGCAGATGCGAGCCTATATGCGGACACAGGCAATCGCCGGCCCCTGGCCAGCGCGTGAACGCCTGCTCGTCTGCATCAGCCCCAATCCTTTGGGCGAGCGTTTGGTGAGGGCAGCGCGCCGCCTGGCCGACAAGCTCAATGCTGCCTGGTTTGCCATCTTCGTAGAGACGCCTGATCAGGCCCAGGCTTCAGCCGAGTTTCGCGCCCAGGTGTCTCGCACGCTCGGCCTGGCCGAGGAATTGGGGGCGCGCGCTATCACGGTCTCGGGGGCGAATGTGGCCGAAGCGGTGCTGGCATATGCCCGCGGCCATAACATCACCAAGATCATCATCGGCAAACCCCTGCCATCGCGTTGGCGCCGACTTCTGCGCGGCTCGGTCGTGGATCAGATTATCCGTCAGAGCGGTCCCATCGATGTCCATGTCATCGGCGGCAGATCCGGATCGCCTCTACCTGCGCGTAGCCCGGCTTTGACCCCGGCCGGCCCGTGGTGGCATTACGCCATCAGCGTAACGCTCGTAGCGGGTGCCACGTTGCTGAGCGAATGGCTGCGCGCCACGCTCTCGACCCCCAACCTGCTGATGATCTACCTGTTTGCAGTGGTCCTCTCTGCTCTGGCCCTGGGACGCGGTCCGGCGATGCTTGCTTCCATCCTGGGAGCGCTGACCTTTGATTTCTTCATTGTGCCCCCCTACCGCACGCTCGCCATCGACGATACCGAGTATTTGCTGACGATGCTGGGCCTGTTTGTCGTGGGTGTCGTGATCAGCAGTCTCACCTCCCGTTATCGCTTTCAGGTGCAGACAAGCGAACGCCGGGCTAGCGAGACGGCGACGCTCAATGCCCTCAGCCGTGATCTGGCCGCGGCCGGCAACCGGGATGCCATCCTCAAGGCCATCGTCGACAATATCGCCGAAGTGTTCGGCCGCGAAGTGGCCATCTTGCTGCCAGACACTGCCGCGAACGAGGGCCTGAAAGTCCGGTCGCCTGGCGCCGGTTTCATTCTGAACGAACACGAGCAGGCCGTGGCAGACTGGGCCTTTCGCCACGGTCTGCCGGCCGGTCGCGGCACCGCCACCCTCCCCGACGCCCAAGCGCGCTATTTGCCGCTGAATGTCGCCCGCGGCTGCATCGGCGTGCTTGGCGTCAAACCGGCCGACCCGAGCACGCATCTATCACCCGACCAGCGACGCCTGTTGGAGGCGTTTGCCAGTCTGGCGGCGCTGGCGCTCGAGCGCGCCCATCTGGCCGAGGAAGCCGAGCGCGCACGCGTCCAAATCGAGACAGAGCGCATGCGTAGCCTGTTGCTCAGTTCCGTTTCTCACGATCTGCGCACGCCGCTGGCAACCATCACCGGCGCCGCCAGCAGCCTCATGGCCGACGGCGCCGCGCTCGACGCCGAAACCAGACGAGACCTGACCCAGAGCATTTACGAAGAAGCCGACCGCCTGAATGCATTGCTGCGCAACTTGCTTGACATGACACGGCTCGAATCGGGCGCTATCCGTGTCCGCAAAGCCTGGCAGCCGCTTGAGGAAGTGATCGGCGCCGCCCTGACGCGCAAAGAACGGGCGCTGGCAGGCCGGACGGTGACCGTCGATCTGCCGGCCGACCTGTCGTTGGTGCTGCTCGATGAAGTCTCGATCGAGTTGGTGCTGGTCAACCTCCTGGAGAACGCTCTCAAGTACACGCCCGCTGGCAGCCCCATCGAGCTTTCAGCCTGGGCGGTCGAGGGCGGCATCGTGATCGAAGTGGCCGATAGCGGGCCGGGCCTTGCTGCCGGCGACGAGCAACGCGTGTTCGAGAAATTCTACCGCGCCCACACTGGGGCCGCGGGCGTGGGCTTGGGCCTGGCCATCTGTCGTGGCATCGTCGAAGCGCATGGCGGTAGCATTTGGGCGCTGAACCGCACCCAGGGCGGCGCCGCCTTTCGTTTCCATCTGCCCATCGCCGGTGAGCCCCCTACCCTGGCCCCTGACTCGCTTGCAGTAGAAGACTTCGTCCTGCCCGCACAAGCTCCTACCTAA
- a CDS encoding APC family permease, giving the protein MIIESDKSTVIHLEANHHPRRSWRTWLLGRPLPTADAPHQTIGKTVGLAVFASDALSSTAYATQEILGVLAAVGVIAFSLAFPIAIGIVILLAIVTISYEQTIHAYPGGGGAYIVARDNLGELPAQTAGAALLTDYILTVAVSVSSSVAQITSAFPSIFPWRVEIAVAIVIFVTLINLRGVRESGVTFAIPTYFFLALMVTTVGVAFFRYLTGALGMVENPPPMHATAVIPSLSLFLILHAFANGTSALTGVEAISNGITVFREPKSRNAGVTLVWMSAILGALFLSITFLSVHIGAVPSESETVISQLARTTYGGQGLGYLLTIVATTLILMMAANTAFADFPRLSALTAGDGFLPRQLTFKGSRLVYSRGIVALALIACALIIVFKASVTSLIPLYAIGVFLSFTLSQTGMARRWWKSGHLEPGQTLTEPGSTVTYDPRWKLKLVINGMGAVATAVVMVVFAITKFHEGAWIIILLVPLLVTIFFRIHHHYKDLAASLSLENYLPPLRIRNQRVIVPISGVHRGTLAALNYARTLSPDITAVHVSTDPIEVERVRQKWETWGDGVRLVILDSPYRLLLEPLLQYINKIDATRHPNDVITVVVPEFVPRHSWHNLLHTQAAFLLRIALRSKPGIVIMDVPYQIAK; this is encoded by the coding sequence ATGATCATCGAATCAGACAAGTCAACCGTCATCCATTTGGAGGCCAATCATCACCCGCGGCGATCCTGGCGCACATGGCTGTTGGGCAGACCCTTGCCGACCGCCGACGCCCCGCACCAGACCATTGGTAAAACGGTCGGCCTGGCGGTCTTCGCTTCCGATGCTTTATCCTCGACTGCCTACGCTACACAGGAAATCCTGGGCGTCTTGGCCGCGGTGGGGGTCATCGCCTTCAGTCTGGCGTTTCCGATCGCTATCGGCATCGTTATTCTGCTGGCAATCGTTACCATCTCTTACGAGCAAACCATTCACGCCTATCCGGGCGGCGGCGGCGCCTATATCGTTGCCCGCGACAACCTGGGCGAGTTGCCCGCCCAAACCGCCGGAGCGGCCCTGCTGACCGACTATATCCTGACGGTTGCTGTGTCGGTGTCATCGAGTGTGGCGCAGATCACCTCGGCCTTTCCATCGATCTTTCCCTGGCGAGTCGAGATAGCGGTGGCAATCGTCATCTTCGTCACGTTGATCAACCTGCGCGGCGTCAGAGAATCGGGCGTGACTTTTGCCATCCCCACCTATTTCTTCCTGGCGCTCATGGTCACAACCGTGGGTGTGGCCTTCTTCCGCTATCTGACAGGCGCCTTAGGCATGGTCGAGAACCCACCACCAATGCATGCGACAGCAGTCATCCCGTCGTTGTCACTCTTCCTCATCCTGCACGCCTTTGCCAACGGCACCAGCGCCCTCACCGGGGTGGAAGCGATTTCCAACGGCATTACCGTTTTCCGCGAACCCAAGAGCCGCAATGCCGGCGTCACCCTGGTCTGGATGTCGGCCATCCTGGGCGCACTCTTCCTCAGCATTACTTTCCTGAGCGTCCATATCGGGGCCGTACCATCGGAAAGTGAAACCGTCATTTCGCAGTTGGCGCGCACAACCTACGGTGGGCAGGGGCTGGGCTATCTGCTGACCATCGTTGCCACCACCCTGATCCTGATGATGGCCGCCAACACGGCCTTTGCCGATTTCCCGCGGCTGAGCGCCCTGACCGCCGGCGATGGCTTCCTGCCCCGCCAGCTCACGTTCAAAGGCAGCCGCCTGGTGTATTCGCGCGGGATCGTCGCTTTGGCCTTGATTGCATGCGCCCTCATTATCGTCTTCAAAGCCAGCGTTACCTCCCTGATCCCACTGTACGCCATCGGCGTCTTCCTGTCCTTCACGCTTTCGCAGACGGGCATGGCCAGACGTTGGTGGAAATCCGGTCATCTGGAGCCTGGCCAGACGCTGACGGAACCAGGCTCGACAGTAACATACGACCCGCGGTGGAAGCTCAAGCTCGTGATCAATGGTATGGGCGCCGTCGCCACGGCCGTGGTGATGGTCGTCTTCGCTATCACCAAATTCCACGAAGGCGCCTGGATCATCATTCTGCTGGTGCCTTTGCTCGTCACCATCTTCTTTCGGATTCATCATCACTACAAGGATCTTGCCGCCAGCCTTTCCCTCGAAAACTATCTCCCCCCACTCCGCATCCGCAACCAACGCGTCATCGTACCGATCAGCGGCGTCCATCGCGGCACCCTGGCCGCCCTGAACTACGCTCGCACCCTCTCGCCCGATATTACGGCCGTACATGTCTCGACCGACCCCATAGAAGTCGAACGTGTACGCCAGAAGTGGGAGACGTGGGGTGATGGCGTGCGTTTGGTCATTCTCGACTCGCCCTATCGTCTTCTGCTTGAACCTTTGCTGCAATACATCAACAAGATCGACGCCACGCGCCATCCCAACGACGTCATCACCGTCGTCGTGCCCGAATTCGTGCCCCGGCACTCCTGGCATAACCTGCTTCACACCCAGGCTGCCTTCTTGCTGAGGATTGCCTTACGTTCGAAACCCGGCATTGTGATCATGGATGTGCCCTATCAGATCGCCAAGTAG
- a CDS encoding DEAD/DEAH box helicase codes for MPTPAATLAPQTRLAPGANAILADVAAGHLSPLDAYQLKLMAYRLQLAAGFDDLLALDALDFQPFDYQIRAARTALRRFRGRGMLCDEVGLGKTIEAGLVLKEYLLRRMVERVLILTPPGLVEQWREELATKFGLSDFVASSDEAFRSLGAGAWASFPRVIASLATARRSEHRQAITTQTYDLVIVDEAHHLKNRASASWKLVNELQKQYILLLTATPVQNSLAELYNLVTVLKPGQLKSPREFSKQFVVRGDPRLPKNRGHLRELLSDVMVRHSRGQISLQLPPRRAHTVHLRLHADEHALYDRISGFTRGMMRDEGLASAHRFGLRTLLHEAGSSAAATRSTLLSLAEVSGLAAHRRELMDMAGQAAAVQTSAKAEALKKVLEAQAKGAGQHEKVIVFTQFRATQTMLAAQMAAWGIDFALYHGGLTAAQKDAAIRAFHDHQPVLLSTEAAGEGRNLQFCRVMINFDLPWNPMRIEQRVGRIHRVGQDRPVDIFNLAAEDTIEDDVLQILDRKLNMFELVIGEMDMILGQMADERDFEDIILDIWTQAQTQQQFSEEMAALGEALVQARSEYQQVKDYDEALFGEDFSTE; via the coding sequence GTGCCTACCCCTGCTGCGACGCTCGCACCCCAAACCCGTCTGGCGCCGGGCGCCAACGCCATCCTGGCAGATGTGGCTGCCGGTCATCTGAGTCCGCTCGACGCTTACCAGCTCAAGCTTATGGCCTATCGCCTGCAGCTGGCCGCAGGCTTCGATGACCTGTTGGCGCTGGATGCTCTCGATTTCCAGCCCTTCGACTATCAGATTCGGGCCGCGCGCACGGCGTTGCGGCGGTTTCGCGGGCGGGGGATGTTGTGCGACGAGGTGGGGCTGGGCAAAACCATCGAGGCCGGCCTGGTGTTGAAGGAATATCTGCTGCGGCGAATGGTCGAGCGCGTGCTCATCCTCACCCCGCCGGGGCTGGTGGAGCAATGGCGCGAGGAACTGGCGACCAAGTTCGGGCTGAGCGATTTCGTCGCCAGCAGCGACGAAGCCTTCCGCAGCCTGGGCGCGGGCGCCTGGGCCAGCTTCCCGCGCGTCATCGCCTCGCTGGCCACCGCCCGGCGCAGCGAACACCGCCAGGCCATCACCACCCAAACCTACGATCTGGTCATCGTCGATGAGGCCCACCATCTCAAGAACCGCGCCTCGGCCTCATGGAAGCTGGTCAATGAGCTGCAAAAGCAATACATCCTCCTGCTCACGGCCACGCCGGTGCAGAACAGTCTGGCCGAGCTTTATAACCTGGTGACGGTGCTCAAACCCGGCCAGTTGAAAAGCCCCAGGGAGTTCAGCAAGCAATTCGTGGTGCGCGGCGACCCCCGGCTGCCCAAGAATCGCGGCCACCTGCGCGAACTACTGAGCGATGTCATGGTGCGGCACTCGCGCGGGCAGATCAGCCTGCAACTGCCCCCGCGCCGCGCCCACACCGTGCATTTGCGGCTGCACGCCGACGAACACGCCCTTTACGACCGCATCAGCGGCTTCACGCGGGGGATGATGCGCGACGAGGGCCTGGCCAGCGCCCATCGCTTTGGCCTGCGCACCCTGTTGCACGAGGCCGGCAGCAGCGCCGCCGCCACCCGCTCCACCCTGCTCTCGTTGGCCGAGGTGTCGGGCCTGGCCGCGCACCGCCGCGAGCTGATGGACATGGCCGGGCAAGCGGCGGCGGTGCAGACCTCGGCCAAGGCCGAAGCATTGAAGAAGGTTTTGGAGGCGCAGGCCAAAGGGGCGGGTCAGCACGAGAAGGTCATCGTCTTCACCCAATTTCGGGCCACCCAAACCATGCTGGCCGCACAGATGGCCGCCTGGGGCATCGATTTCGCCCTCTATCACGGTGGCCTCACCGCCGCCCAAAAGGATGCCGCCATCCGCGCCTTTCACGACCACCAGCCGGTGTTGCTCTCGACCGAGGCCGCCGGCGAGGGCCGCAATCTGCAATTCTGCCGGGTGATGATCAATTTCGACCTGCCCTGGAATCCGATGCGGATCGAGCAGCGGGTGGGCCGCATCCATCGCGTGGGCCAGGATCGACCGGTGGACATCTTCAATCTGGCCGCGGAAGACACCATCGAAGACGATGTGCTCCAGATCCTCGACCGCAAGCTCAACATGTTCGAGCTGGTCATCGGCGAGATGGACATGATCCTGGGGCAGATGGCCGATGAGCGGGATTTCGAGGACATCATCCTCGATATCTGGACACAGGCTCAGACCCAGCAGCAGTTCTCGGAGGAGATGGCGGCGCTGGGCGAGGCGCTGGTGCAAGCCCGCAGCGAGTATCAGCAGGTGAAAGACTACGACGAAGCCTTGTTCGGGGAGGATTTCAGCACCGAATGA